The sequence TACCCCGGATGATCGGTGTCTGGGACTCGGGCTTGTACGCCTTCATGAGGTTGCTTCTGGTTAAATATTCGTTTGCAGAATATACTCCGATACCGTTTTCACCTTTAATACGCATGAAAGAGGGGAGACCTGCTCCGGATCCTACAAAGACAGCATCAAAACCGTCTTCATTGAACAACTCATCGATAGTGGCGGTTTTACCCACAATAAAATTCTTTTGTATTTTCACCCCGGCCTTTTCGAGCATTGATATTTCCTGCTGAACAATCTCCTTTGGCAGCCTGAATTCGGGTATGCCGTACATCAAAACGCCGCCAGCTTCATGAAGCGCTTCGAAAATGGTAACATCAAAACCTTCCTTAACAAGTTCGCCTGCAGCGGTAAGGCCGGCCGGGCCGGAGCCGACAACGGCGACTTTTTTGCCCCTTGAGGCTTTGCATTCGGGTGTCGACATCTTTCCATGGTCCCGCTCCCAGTCGGCAGCAAAACGCTCGAGATTACCAATCGCTATGGGAGTGAATTTCTTGGCCAGAATGCATTTCTGTTCACACTGATCTTCCTGAGGACACACTCTTCCACAGACTGCCGGAAGTGAATTCGTTTCTTTCAGAATATGGGCCGCTTTGTCAAATTCTCTGTCGGCAATCGCTTTTATGAATTCAGGGATTTTTACATTAACCGGGCACCCTTGCACACAAAGGGGCTTCTTACATTGAAGGCACTGAGAGGCTTCTTCAACGGCCTGCTCTTCGGTGTAGCCAAAGGGTACTTCTTTGAAATTCCGCACTCGTTCCTGCGAAGGCTGCTCATTCATCGGTACCGGTACAGTCCGGCGCTTTCTCTCTTGTTTGCTCATGCCATGCCTCGTAATCTGCATTGGTGTTTTTCTGTTGCATCTTTCTCAAAGACGGAATAGCTTGTCAGGCGTTTGATAAGCTCATCCCAGTCTACCCCGGCTGCATCAAATTCGGGACCATCAACGCAGGCAAATTTCGTTTCTCCGTTTATCGTTACCCGGCAGCCTCCGCACATACCGGTACCGTCGACCATAATAGGGTTGAGCGATGCCATACAGGGAATTCCGGCATTTTTTATCAATTGAGTAGTAACTTTCATCATGATAACCGGCCCGATAACAATTGCATAATCAAATTTTTCACCTTCAGACAACAGCTTTTCAAAAACAGTGGATACAAACCCTTTTGTTCCTTTGGAACCATCATCGGTCGTGATAAAAAAACGATCAGACCTGGCATTCATTTCTTCTTCGAGGATAAGCAGGCTCTTATTTCGGGCACCGATAATTGTAGTGATTGAGTTCCCGGCATCTTTGAGAGCGCTGACTATCGGATAGAGAGGTGCAATACCAACACCGCCACCGATACAGAGGCATTTGCCGAAATTGGTGATATGAGTTGGCTGACCGAGAGGGCCGGCAAGGTCAAGAATCGTATCACCCTCATTCATCGCAGAAAGCTGCTGAGTGGTCCGTCCAACAATCTGAAAAATGATCTCAATCCATCCTTCGGAAGGATAGGCATCGGCAATCGTGAGGGGAATCCGTTCGCTGTCTTCTTCCGGGCGAAGGATTATAAATTGACCCGCTTTGCGTTTTTTTGCAATTCGCGGAGCAGTAATTCGGAACCGGTAAACAAATTCCGATAACTGCTCGGTTTTGATAATTTCATTCATGATTCAATTCCCTGTATTAATTCAAATAATCGAAATAAAATAGCTCGTAGAATGCTTTTGTTCAAAATTTTGTTGACGATCAGGCTTATCTGAGCATAAAAAGCAGGTAATCTTTCACTCTATATACGGTATCCGGAAATGATTATTTTTCTGCTTTCCGGTATTGCAGAACGGAATTATATGAACTTGAATCTTTGCTAAAGAAGATACAAGTTAGTGCCCCCGGTTTTCGGCAATATGCATAAATTTCACTAAAAAAACCTATCATCGCAAACTTTATATTCTCAATCTTTTATATTATTACCTTTCTATGGCTGAAGAGGCATATTTATTCAAATTATCCACCCAAAACGATTGAGACCTCATGAAAAAAGCGAAATCTTTAGGAATTTGTTTAGGTGCATCAAATATTAAGGCAGTTGAGCTAATTGAAGAAAATGAAAAGCCATGTATGGGTAATACCTGGGTCAAGGGGCACGAAAGCAATCCCCGTCAGGCTTTCAGCGATCTCCTGAAAGAGATGGATATATCCCGCTATGATTACGTTTCAATCACCGGAAGAAAGTTCAGAGATATTGTCGATGTTTCATCGATTACCGAACCTGAAGCGGTCGAGTATGGTCTTCAGTTTTTAACTCTTTCCACCGGAAAACAGGAGCCCTATACTGCAGTTGCAAGTTTAGGCGCCGAGAATTTTGTCATTTATATCCTCGATAAAGAAGGAAATATCGCCACCGTTGAAACCGGCAATAAGTGTGCATCCGGCACAGGAGAGTTTTTTCTGCAGCAGATCCGACGAATGAATATCGGTCCTGATAAGGCTGTTGAGCTGGCCCGGGATTCGGAAGAGTACAGGGTATCGGGGCGTTGTTCGGTGTTCTGCAAAAGCGACTGTACCCATGCGCTCAATAAAGGTGTACCGATTGGAAGAGTAACCGCCGGATTATGCCGTATGATGAGCGAAAAGATCATGGATCTTCTGGAAAAGCTTCCCGAGAAAAGAGTGCTTGTTATCGGCGGTGTCACCCACAACTCGGTGGTAATGAATTATCTCAGAGATCGAGTCGACTCTCTTTCGGTTCCCAATGAAGCTGGGGTATTCGAAGCCCTGGGTGCGGCCTGGTATGCCATGCAAAACAAATCTAAAACAGAAATCGATCCGGATAATGTCTTTAAAGAAGAAAAAACCTCATTCTCTTTTCTGCCGCCAATTTCTGAAGGCGAACGGCTGGTCGAATTCAAGGATGTTCCGGAGGGAACTGCCCGGGATGGAGATGAATGTATTGTCGGTCTCGATGTCGGATCGACAACAACAAAGGCGGTATTGCTGCGGATAACCGATAACGCCATGCTGGCTTCAGATTATCTCCGCACCAACGGCAATCCGGTCCAGGCATCCCGTCAATGCTACGAATCTCTGGCCCGTCAGATTTCGGCAAATATTTCACTCGTCGGATTATCGGTGACCGGTTCAGGAAGGCAGATTGCGGGACTCCACGCCTCCACCGATGCGATTATCAATGAAATTATTGCCCATGCAACCGGAGCGGCCTATTTTGACAGTGAAGTCGATACGATTTTTGAAATAGGGGGGCAGGATGCCAAATATACCTTTTTGACCAATGCGGTCCCCTCCGATTATGCCATGAACGAAGCCTGTTCTGCGGGGACAGGATCATTCCTTGAAGAATCGGCCCGAGAAAGCCTCGGAATCGATTACCGTGAAATTGCCAACGTTGCGGTTACCGGCAAAGCTCCACCAAATTTCAACGATCAATGTGCGGCATTTATCAGCTCCGATATAAAAACTGCAACCCACGAAGGAATCGAAAAAGATGATATTGTCGCCGGCCTGGTATATTCGATATGCATGAATTATGTCAACAGAGTTAAAGGTCAGCGACGTACAGGAGAAAAAATATTCATGCAGGGAGGAGTCTGTTACAACCGTGCTGTCCCGCTTGCGATGGCGAACCTTATTGGCCGGAAAATTATTGTCCCACCGAATCCCGGGTTAATCGGTGCTTTCGGCGTTGCCCTGGAACTTAAAAACAGGCTGGAAAGCGGCCTGGCACAGAAACAGCATTTCGATCTGCAAGAGCTTGCTGCACGGGAAATCGAATACGGCAAAACCTTTGTCTGTAAAGGTGGAAAAGAAAAATGTGATCGGGGCTGTGAGATCAGCATGATGATTATCAACGGTAAGAAATTTCCTTTTGGCGGGGCCTGTAATCGTTACTACAACCTTGTTCATCATATCAAATACGATGCATCCGAATATGACCATATCAAAAA is a genomic window of Chitinivibrionales bacterium containing:
- the gltA gene encoding NADPH-dependent glutamate synthase, whose translation is MSKQERKRRTVPVPMNEQPSQERVRNFKEVPFGYTEEQAVEEASQCLQCKKPLCVQGCPVNVKIPEFIKAIADREFDKAAHILKETNSLPAVCGRVCPQEDQCEQKCILAKKFTPIAIGNLERFAADWERDHGKMSTPECKASRGKKVAVVGSGPAGLTAAGELVKEGFDVTIFEALHEAGGVLMYGIPEFRLPKEIVQQEISMLEKAGVKIQKNFIVGKTATIDELFNEDGFDAVFVGSGAGLPSFMRIKGENGIGVYSANEYLTRSNLMKAYKPESQTPIIRGKRVVTVGGGNVAMDSARTALRLGADESIIVYRRSEAEMPARAAEIHHAEEEGIQFNLLCNPVEIIQDEKGFVEGIRCIRMKLGEPDSSGRRRPVPIEGSEFVIDCDVVIIAIGNKPNPLIPRTSPDIEVSKWGTIEADEEDGRTSKKHVYAGGDIVTGAATVILAMGAGKRAAQSIIKDLLEN
- a CDS encoding sulfide/dihydroorotate dehydrogenase-like FAD/NAD-binding protein, translated to MNEIIKTEQLSEFVYRFRITAPRIAKKRKAGQFIILRPEEDSERIPLTIADAYPSEGWIEIIFQIVGRTTQQLSAMNEGDTILDLAGPLGQPTHITNFGKCLCIGGGVGIAPLYPIVSALKDAGNSITTIIGARNKSLLILEEEMNARSDRFFITTDDGSKGTKGFVSTVFEKLLSEGEKFDYAIVIGPVIMMKVTTQLIKNAGIPCMASLNPIMVDGTGMCGGCRVTINGETKFACVDGPEFDAAGVDWDELIKRLTSYSVFEKDATEKHQCRLRGMA